In Tissierellales bacterium, the following proteins share a genomic window:
- a CDS encoding cell wall metabolism sensor histidine kinase WalK, with product MFKSIKWKFILVYFLLVFVAVTIVGAFIVTQFERQQNKQVTDTMKKHVENLLNYSSTLQSENWENVEKPIKDLIVKWPTSITDKIYIISQNQKPVLVASTSDAATTQNMYDFIDSELFIESIKNANYQIKTVRKDSQHFAHLSYPIFEQNGKVKGVIYLTSDLKLIDQSINQSKMMLVQSTVLAIFIAVLLGYFMASSITGPIRDVTIQAKKMADGDFTQHVEIHSKDEIGQLAGMFNTLSNELQRKISQIFKEKSKMETIFNYMADGLLVLDTKGKVMHVNQVAQRILRLPYNTATQMSYEDINENVRSSIELKYIKNRDMWTGNEICEIGSSSYRVQYAPFRDENREVGGIIIVFQDVTEQQRLDNMRREFVANVSHELKTPITTIKTYTETIIDGVIEDREMTTKFLNVVYGECDRMNRIVSDLLQLSQMDYDQKKWNFRKIDLDELLEDVHLKMQISAKDKSHSLKYFVQSGVGEVLGDRDAIEQVILNIVSNAIKYTPEAGEINIQAYTRDHRACIEIEDNGMGIPEKDVPRIFERFYRVDKARSREMGGTGLGLSIAKQILDEHQGDIELESTYGEGTTVRILLPYA from the coding sequence ATGTTCAAGAGTATTAAGTGGAAATTTATACTTGTATATTTCTTGCTTGTATTTGTAGCGGTGACGATAGTAGGAGCATTTATTGTTACTCAGTTTGAGCGTCAACAAAATAAACAGGTAACAGATACTATGAAGAAACATGTCGAGAATTTATTAAATTATTCATCTACACTTCAATCTGAGAATTGGGAAAATGTAGAGAAGCCGATAAAAGACCTCATAGTTAAGTGGCCGACATCTATAACAGATAAGATTTATATAATTAGTCAAAATCAAAAACCAGTACTTGTGGCATCGACGAGTGATGCTGCGACTACTCAAAATATGTATGATTTCATAGATTCAGAGCTTTTTATAGAATCTATAAAGAATGCAAATTACCAGATAAAAACAGTCAGAAAAGATAGTCAGCATTTTGCGCATCTTTCTTATCCGATATTTGAGCAAAATGGTAAGGTAAAAGGAGTAATATACCTTACATCTGATTTGAAACTCATAGATCAGTCTATAAACCAATCCAAGATGATGTTAGTGCAATCTACAGTTTTGGCCATATTCATAGCGGTACTTCTAGGTTACTTCATGGCGTCGAGTATTACAGGGCCTATACGAGATGTAACTATACAGGCGAAGAAAATGGCAGATGGAGATTTCACACAGCACGTTGAGATACATTCTAAAGATGAGATTGGTCAACTAGCTGGTATGTTCAATACTCTTTCAAATGAACTTCAGCGCAAGATTTCACAGATATTTAAAGAGAAGAGTAAAATGGAAACCATATTTAACTACATGGCAGATGGTCTTTTAGTTTTAGACACTAAGGGAAAGGTAATGCATGTAAATCAAGTAGCACAGAGAATACTTAGACTTCCATACAATACAGCGACTCAAATGTCTTATGAAGATATAAACGAGAATGTTAGATCTAGTATAGAGCTAAAGTATATCAAGAATAGAGATATGTGGACAGGAAATGAAATTTGTGAGATAGGTTCTTCTAGCTATAGAGTTCAGTACGCTCCATTTAGAGATGAGAACAGAGAAGTTGGAGGAATCATAATAGTATTCCAAGATGTCACAGAGCAGCAAAGACTCGACAATATGAGACGAGAATTCGTTGCCAATGTATCGCATGAGCTTAAAACACCTATAACGACTATAAAAACGTACACAGAGACTATCATAGATGGTGTAATAGAAGATAGGGAAATGACTACAAAGTTCTTGAATGTAGTATATGGTGAATGTGACCGCATGAATAGGATAGTTAGTGATTTGCTTCAATTGTCACAAATGGATTATGATCAGAAAAAATGGAATTTTAGAAAGATTGATTTAGATGAATTACTAGAAGATGTTCATCTTAAAATGCAGATATCAGCTAAAGATAAAAGCCATAGCTTGAAGTATTTTGTTCAAAGCGGTGTTGGCGAAGTACTAGGAGATAGAGATGCTATAGAGCAGGTTATACTAAATATAGTTAGTAATGCGATAAAGTATACTCCAGAAGCTGGGGAAATCAATATACAAGCATATACGAGAGATCATAGAGCTTGTATAGAGATTGAAGACAATGGAATGGGTATACCTGAGAAGGATGTACCGAGAATATTTGAAAGATTTTATAGAGTGGATAAAGCTCGTTCAAGAGAAATGGGTGGTACTGGACTCGGATTGTCGATAGCAAAACAGATATTGGATGAACACCAAGGCGATATTGAATTAGAAAGTACTTATGGCGAGGGAACTACAGTTAGAATACTATTGCCATATGCATAA
- the yycF gene encoding response regulator YycF: MSKKILIVEDEKPIADILKFNLEKEGYETLMAADGEEAVNQALGEDPDLILLDIMLPKKDGFQVLREVREKKQVPVLMLTAKAEEVDKVLGLELGADDYITKPFSIRELLARVKANLRRGDIQVQSAEAEEQNNFVKSGDLEIDINKYEVKKKDDVIELTLREFELLKFLATKSEQVFSREQLLEEVWGYEYYGDIRTVDVTVRRLREKIEDESSNPKYVITKRGVGYYFRRA; this comes from the coding sequence ATGAGCAAAAAAATATTGATAGTAGAAGACGAAAAACCAATTGCAGATATTTTGAAATTTAATCTTGAGAAAGAGGGCTATGAGACTTTGATGGCAGCTGATGGGGAAGAAGCTGTAAATCAAGCACTAGGAGAAGATCCAGATCTGATTTTATTAGATATCATGCTACCGAAAAAAGATGGTTTCCAAGTCTTGAGAGAAGTAAGAGAGAAGAAACAGGTTCCCGTACTCATGCTTACAGCCAAAGCTGAAGAGGTAGACAAGGTATTAGGATTAGAACTAGGAGCAGATGATTATATAACTAAACCTTTTAGTATTAGAGAACTACTTGCTAGAGTTAAAGCAAACTTAAGACGTGGAGACATTCAAGTACAAAGTGCCGAGGCAGAAGAACAGAATAATTTTGTTAAATCTGGAGATTTGGAGATTGATATCAACAAATACGAAGTGAAGAAAAAAGACGATGTAATCGAATTGACGCTTAGAGAATTTGAACTACTTAAATTCTTGGCGACAAAGTCAGAACAAGTTTTTTCTAGAGAACAATTACTAGAAGAAGTTTGGGGTTATGAATACTATGGAGACATTCGTACAGTAGATGTAACAGTTAGGAGACTTAGAGAAAAAATAGAAGATGAGTCTAGTAATCCAAAATACGTTATAACAAAGCGTGGTGTAGGTTATTATTTTAGGAGGGCATAG
- a CDS encoding M23 family metallopeptidase, whose translation MGKRKGKTSRKQNTQKPALKKLEIKAHEKTKVDVDKKINVKDLKLDKGNRKSTLQIERPLKTQAIQRKQQEPQSSETKLIDFNALKEKIDFQKLKHNKRFVGGVAAMMVVCLTLGFYAKAEYDKRAAHELATRGVEVVVSGKSIGVVRNKEAAEQVVNELESSLEKEYGAKTLLKDEVAFVDTHAEDEDLLSIIDLGRKIESVADINVEAFGIMVNGKKLGYVKSEEETVKLIDDLEKPFVESLNKSGAKIKKVETLESISFVSEEVKVSEVSSYDDMLAYLQKGTTEEKTHVAESGDSYWAIAKKYGITVENLIAANPGHNPELIQIGDEINLVVPKPYVSIVTYEEAKLTEKMPFEVEYKKTSTLFSDEQRVQTKGVYGEREIVADVKKVNGLVVDRNILEENVLKAPKTQIVAKGTRPVPASKGTGKFLRPISGKISSRYGYRTVYGRSNFHSGVDIANRIGTPVKAADGGVVTFAGWKGSYGYMVEIDHGGGFKTRYAHNSKIYVKVGQRVYQGKTISAVGNTGRSTGPHVHFEVLKYGKTQNPESYINKKYR comes from the coding sequence ATGGGGAAACGTAAAGGAAAGACAAGCAGAAAACAAAATACTCAAAAACCAGCCCTTAAAAAATTAGAGATCAAGGCGCACGAAAAGACTAAAGTAGATGTAGACAAAAAGATCAACGTGAAAGATCTTAAATTAGATAAGGGAAATAGAAAGAGTACACTTCAAATAGAAAGACCATTAAAGACTCAAGCAATACAGAGAAAACAACAGGAACCTCAAAGCAGTGAAACAAAATTGATAGATTTTAATGCACTTAAAGAAAAAATAGATTTTCAAAAACTGAAACACAATAAAAGATTTGTAGGTGGAGTTGCTGCCATGATGGTGGTTTGTCTGACTTTGGGATTTTATGCAAAGGCAGAATACGACAAGAGAGCTGCACATGAACTTGCAACTAGAGGAGTAGAAGTTGTTGTAAGTGGAAAGAGCATTGGAGTAGTTAGAAACAAAGAAGCTGCTGAGCAGGTTGTAAATGAGTTAGAGAGTTCTTTGGAAAAAGAATATGGTGCGAAAACATTATTAAAAGATGAAGTTGCTTTTGTTGATACCCATGCAGAGGATGAGGATCTACTATCTATAATAGATTTGGGTAGAAAAATCGAATCCGTAGCAGATATAAATGTAGAAGCCTTTGGAATAATGGTCAATGGTAAGAAACTAGGCTATGTGAAATCTGAAGAAGAGACAGTAAAACTTATAGATGATTTGGAAAAACCATTTGTAGAAAGTCTCAATAAGTCGGGCGCAAAGATAAAAAAAGTAGAAACACTAGAGTCGATATCTTTTGTAAGTGAGGAAGTGAAAGTTAGTGAGGTATCAAGTTATGATGATATGCTCGCATATTTACAAAAGGGAACGACAGAAGAGAAAACCCATGTTGCGGAATCAGGAGATAGCTATTGGGCTATAGCCAAAAAATACGGAATAACAGTCGAGAATTTGATAGCAGCAAATCCTGGACACAATCCAGAGCTTATTCAAATTGGTGATGAAATCAATTTAGTTGTGCCAAAACCTTATGTGTCTATTGTAACGTACGAAGAAGCGAAATTGACGGAAAAGATGCCGTTTGAAGTAGAATATAAAAAGACATCTACATTATTCTCTGATGAGCAAAGAGTTCAGACTAAGGGAGTTTATGGTGAAAGAGAAATAGTGGCAGATGTAAAGAAAGTAAATGGATTAGTAGTTGATAGAAATATATTGGAAGAAAATGTACTAAAAGCTCCAAAAACGCAGATAGTAGCTAAGGGAACGAGACCAGTTCCGGCTAGCAAAGGAACTGGAAAGTTTTTGAGACCTATAAGCGGAAAGATTTCTTCAAGATATGGATATAGAACAGTGTATGGAAGAAGCAATTTCCATTCAGGTGTTGACATAGCGAATAGAATTGGAACTCCAGTAAAAGCGGCTGACGGTGGCGTAGTTACATTTGCTGGGTGGAAAGGTAGCTATGGATATATGGTAGAGATAGACCATGGCGGTGGATTCAAAACTAGATATGCTCACAACTCAAAGATATATGTAAAAGTTGGACAGAGAGTATACCAAGGAAAGACTATATCAGCTGTTGGAAATACTGGTAGAAGTACAGGACCACATGTTCACTTTGAGGTTCTAAAATACGGGAAAACTCAAAATCCAGAAAGTTATATAAACAAGAAATATAGATAA
- a CDS encoding DnaD domain protein — MGFRLEKLNLDLGETPIENIFLNDFMPMGDGVCVKVYLLGFKYALEDFSSGKLSHQTIASNLNIPLSDVYRAWDFWEEKGIVKKHYLGCDLSDYDIEFLNLKRLYIEKLYKPQKSLTSSFEKPVSLDFDEVIRLSETTEINELFKKIRVLMGRYMHPPEQKQVLEWRATYGCTTDLIYRAYEIAKEKGKNANYIHSIIRNWYDQNITSLEDLENYLLENNERYRLYKQVFERLGLMSRASQIQKDYINKWMDEWKFDLELVFKACDESILRTNEPSFPYIDAILESWLEKDIKTLDDVDEYNKAHEQSQKEKKSADDAKKSNYKSSSSEVKTKLHNYKQWTDDLSSDELDDLFRDN, encoded by the coding sequence ATGGGTTTTAGATTAGAAAAACTAAATCTCGATTTGGGTGAAACGCCTATCGAAAATATATTTTTGAATGATTTCATGCCTATGGGTGACGGAGTCTGTGTAAAGGTTTATCTATTAGGTTTCAAATATGCCCTAGAAGATTTTTCATCTGGCAAATTGAGTCATCAAACTATAGCTAGTAACCTAAATATTCCACTTAGCGACGTCTATAGAGCATGGGATTTTTGGGAAGAAAAAGGCATAGTAAAAAAGCATTATTTAGGATGCGATTTGAGCGATTATGATATAGAATTTTTAAATCTCAAAAGATTATACATCGAAAAATTATATAAGCCACAAAAAAGTCTCACTTCTAGTTTTGAAAAACCCGTATCTCTTGATTTTGACGAAGTCATAAGGCTTAGTGAAACGACAGAGATAAACGAACTTTTCAAAAAAATACGAGTTTTGATGGGTCGATATATGCATCCGCCAGAGCAAAAACAAGTTCTAGAATGGCGAGCTACTTATGGCTGCACTACTGATTTAATCTACAGAGCATATGAAATAGCCAAAGAGAAAGGCAAAAATGCCAATTATATTCACTCTATCATAAGAAATTGGTACGATCAAAATATCACATCTCTTGAAGATTTAGAAAATTATTTATTGGAAAATAACGAAAGATATAGACTTTACAAACAAGTATTTGAGAGATTAGGACTCATGAGCCGCGCTTCTCAGATACAAAAAGATTATATAAATAAATGGATGGATGAATGGAAATTTGATTTAGAACTAGTATTTAAGGCCTGCGACGAGAGTATTTTGAGAACTAATGAACCGAGCTTTCCATATATAGATGCTATACTAGAATCCTGGCTTGAAAAAGATATCAAAACTCTTGATGATGTAGATGAATACAATAAAGCTCATGAACAGTCTCAGAAAGAAAAGAAATCTGCTGATGATGCAAAAAAATCAAATTACAAATCATCTTCTTCTGAAGTCAAAACTAAACTTCACAATTATAAACAGTGGACAGATGATTTGTCATCTGATGAATTAGACGATCTCTTTAGAGATAATTAA